Genomic window (Streptomyces sp. LX-29):
GCGTTGAACCGCTCCATCAGCGCCCGGCGCAGCGGCTCGTCGTCGAACGGCGGCCGCCGCTTGAGGTACTGGAAGACCACCTCGACCGTGCCACTCACGGGATAGACCGCGATCGGCCACAGCGCACGCGAGGCGTTCGGAAGCCCCGCCTCCACCGTCGGGAAGCAGCTGGTCTCGTCGCCCTTGCCGTAGACCTGGTGTCCGCCCTGCTCCTCCCAGAAGCGCAGCACCGCCAGAACGCCGTCGACGACCTCAGGCGTCTGGTTGTCCCGCAGCAGGGATTCGAAACGGGAGGCCGCGCCCATCGTGGTCTCGTCGCCGCTGCCGTCAGCCGCCGTCCCGGGCAGCGATTCCTCGGGGATCTCCTTGCCCACCAGCACCGCGAGGTCGGAGGCGGTCAGCCGGTGCGACTTATGGGCCCGGCCGTTCTCGTCGAAAGGAACCCCCTCCGTCTGGAGGATCTCCTTCGGAGCGCCGGAGTGCCGGTCGTCCGTCCAGCGGAATCCGTCGGCGATCCGGCCGTCCGCGGTCAGCACGCGGTAGGCACAGTGAAGGCCGGGCTTGGACGACACGTGGTTCCCCACAGCGACGGCGCTGGTGCCGATGACGGCGGCCAGGTCGCCGTACGAGGTCCAGGTGCCGGCCGGGATGGCGAGCAGGATCTCGCGCAGTTCCCGCCAGCCCGCCCACTCGTCGTCGGCGTGCACGACACCGTCCAGCGGGCCGGGCCACAACTGCACGGCCCGGTTGGCCAGTTCCTCGCAGCGCGCGAGGATCTCCGCGCGGCCCCACCGCTCCTGCGCCGCGATCCGCTGGTTCATACGCAGGGCGCTGGCGTCCATGAGTTCCTGCTTGCGGCGGAACGGGTGGTTGGAGAGCTTCGCGTTTTCGCCAGAGAGGGTCAGGTTGCCGAGGGTGTGCACGAGCATGCCGTGGACCTCCTCGGGGCTCTCGCCATCCTCGACCTCCTCCGCGAGCAGGTCGAACCACTGCTGGGCTGGTCGCTGCGGAAGTACGTGCTCGACGGTCAGCTTCGCCTTGGTGTAATCGACCGGCTCACTCGACTCGTAGCTCTCCTCCAGCCTGCGCAGGATCTGGAAGCGCTGGCCGCCGCGGCCCGTCTTGTAAAACGGACGGGTGCGGATCGCCTCGCGGACGGCGTCGTCGCCGGGCCATACCCGCGCGCCCGTGCGGTTGCGCGAGAGGAAGCGCCGTACGGCCTCGGCCGGGGAGCCGTCCTTGTCGAGCTCCTTGGGGAGTTCCATGAACACGCGATTGCTACCCGTCGTGGACAGGCCCGCGAAGAGCCGGCGCACCATGTAGCTCTCGGCGT
Coding sequences:
- a CDS encoding DUF262 domain-containing protein, which gives rise to MHAQETTFSKLVQGEKQFQVPLYQRTYSWQREELQQLWDDVLELVEDRLEGRAGTGHFLGSVVLAPERIAAGGMQRWLVVDGQQRMTTLMLAFTALRDHHRERGADKRAARINDLLLVNTYQDGLDGYRLLPTQADREAYIACVDSLPKAGGAGNVGAAYRFFVAAITDGADSGGETWADEVESVLGDCLSIVAITAAEGDNVYRIFESINNTGVGLSQSDLLRNYLFMCLPTRGEDVYRKRWLPMQELLGPVNLELLVWLDLVVGGNSRARQSEIYRDQKRRLEPLSGDEEALEAEISRFALRADRLMRIVEPEREAHPQVRTALERLSRWGGQVHYPLALHLLDLLDEGSTTADEAATALAHAESYMVRRLFAGLSTTGSNRVFMELPKELDKDGSPAEAVRRFLSRNRTGARVWPGDDAVREAIRTRPFYKTGRGGQRFQILRRLEESYESSEPVDYTKAKLTVEHVLPQRPAQQWFDLLAEEVEDGESPEEVHGMLVHTLGNLTLSGENAKLSNHPFRRKQELMDASALRMNQRIAAQERWGRAEILARCEELANRAVQLWPGPLDGVVHADDEWAGWRELREILLAIPAGTWTSYGDLAAVIGTSAVAVGNHVSSKPGLHCAYRVLTADGRIADGFRWTDDRHSGAPKEILQTEGVPFDENGRAHKSHRLTASDLAVLVGKEIPEESLPGTAADGSGDETTMGAASRFESLLRDNQTPEVVDGVLAVLRFWEEQGGHQVYGKGDETSCFPTVEAGLPNASRALWPIAVYPVSGTVEVVFQYLKRRPPFDDEPLRRALMERFNAIDGIDLAEAKLDLRPSFPLEVFAGHGDDIRAVLEWFVHEVALAEARRPFDEDGVQAVF